In Rutidosis leptorrhynchoides isolate AG116_Rl617_1_P2 chromosome 6, CSIRO_AGI_Rlap_v1, whole genome shotgun sequence, the DNA window ggggttgttgtgtaatttgtgcgaaagtttgaggaccatttgtagtgtgaacgcaaactcaaaacgacaattcgtTAAAACTGAAACGACAAAAAATAGGAGGAGGTTTAGTGTATaagtatagtataatataatataataatataataatataatataatataatataataatatggtTGTCAAAAAATTTAGGAGGGATGAGATAGAATTaggaagattttttttttttttttttttttttttttgaaaggcaaactcatacacccacctaaatctaactcgaatatatacaccacgaattgtcctaaacaggattcgaaccctcaacctcaaggttgtaagggtgacctcgataccgccaagccattggctctttggtaGAATTAGGAAGATACATCTTATATGTTTATTTACTATTTGGTTTTCATGCAATTTACCATTTTATTAGAAAAGTAAAATCCCATTGGATTTGCTATCAAGATTCGTGGCCAATAAAAATTTATAAACAATGTTATACATCGTTTTCACAACTCCAAGTCTCCAACATTATATCTACCAGGTTCGTTTCATCTCGAAACaacaaatctttatatatatatataaaaaaaaactctcTTCCTTTTGTTTTTCAGTGCAAAAAAGCCGAAAACCCACTTATGATGGCCACTTTACACCATCGTAATCTACTTGTTACCCCAATATTCTCGCCCCCACATAACGTTACGAATGTAGCAAACTCTAAAGAGTTGAATCTTATAGTTAATATCATGTGGATTGTTTTGTTGTGTGGACTAATGGCCTCTTTTGGAATGCTTCAAGTGATGCGATACTTTATTCGAAGAAGGCGTACGCTTATGGTGAGCACGCAAACATCCGAATTAGTCTCTATTGGTCTTAAAAAATCGGTTGTTGGTCAAATATCAACACGAGTCCTTGGATCAGAGGTTAAGATTTTGGTGACAGAATGCACCATATGTCTTGATGATTTTGTTGATGGACAAAATGTTCGTGTGTTGCCTAATTGTAACCATGAGTTTCATGTTGAATGCATTGATAAGTGGTTTGAGTCGCATTCTTCTTGCCCTAATTGTCGCAATTGTTTGCTTGATTCGGTTACTAGTCGTGTTGTTTTACCACAAATGGTGGTTGACACCCCTAGTGACCATATGGTTTGAGTGTTGAAATGATATTATTTGAATCATGATCTTGTTTTCTATATTCTTCTTCATAACAAAACATGTTATTCCTATCCAACTGTACCAACCCAATGGCTAATGATAAGAGCAAGGATAGCCACCCGCGCTTCGCTGTAGGTGATCTTGTTTGGTTAATTGAACGTAAAACAATAAAGGTATGAAAATGAAAGTAAAAAAGGGACGATGAAAAAAGTTGTAAAGAAAGGATTGAAAAACAGGGAAATTACTGATTTACCCGTGAAGTTGGGGATGTTTCCGGGGCTGCTACTACCGTAAACAATGGCAGCATCATCCCTTTTAGTATGTTTTATAATGTACTAGATttatgagctcgtgcgttgcacgggtactcATCCGAAAACATTATATAGTATTTTGCAAATGTATATGAAATAACGATATTATACTTTCATTGTCATAAGTAATGCTGTGGGTTGAATTTGTAAAGTATAAAGAATATACATTACCAAAATGTTGATAATATTTGTTCATACAGTTATTCATAACACAAGTTTTAAGTTATTGAACCGTATAGTTTTTTATCTCTTTAATTTTTTGTTTGTATGACAGCTCTATAAAATAGTATTCAAAAACGTTATTATCGGTACCGATTACTTGTATGATACACTTACAATTAGCGAAACCCTTCATTATTGATAATATCTGTATTGAAACCAAATTTAATGTAAATTTAAGTATCGTAAACGCCGTTAAATGAATGGAAGGTGATACTCACACACTTAAAATTGATCCATCCACACTTTTTAGCACAAAATTGACAGTTATAACCCTAAGCTTATCTAGAAAGTTGAACCTCCATAATTGTAAATTATGGGTATAATAGTATGGTAGTGTGTATGGATCAATTATTGGTGTGTGAGTATCATCTCCCTAAATGAATACACTTTTAATGCAACAATCAATTGTTTATAGTCGTTGTAACCAAGTTTCCATTCTCTACTGCTGCATTCCACATACGCCAAGCTTTTCTTACCTACAAAGATAATATAAGTATACATTAAATTTTAACACATTTGACGTCTAAGTCAATTTATTTTaataagtattattgtatagtgtGCATATCAAAAGTATTATTCGAGAGATGTCTAATAACCATCTAACACATTCAAGCATTGCATTTGAATTAACCAATCTCACAAAATGCAATGTCATCAAAATCTTCCTATGACGTAACATTAAACCATGGACATTAAAAATGGACTTAATACCATCAATTTTTAACTATCAAGACATCAACAATGACTATCCATAACTTATTTGTCATTGGCATAAGCATGTGTCGTACAATCAAAAGCTATATTGCCCATATAAATAGCGTATAGATATTCAATAATTTGTCAAAAAGATCAAGTAAAAAGAGATGTTTCCCCGGAAGTTTAGTCACAACAAACTCACCAAAAGGTAAAAGACGAAACCAACAACGCTGTTAAtgtcagtgttgtaaatctcccgagatctccccgagatctcccccgagatctcgttttcagaaggcaaccgagacgagatgttcatctcctgagatttctcgatcaacggggtcaaacttagtcaaagccacgatttctcgaattttcttgctaatttgtaagattttcttgtaaaattcgtaatttccaatttttttctcactcatttctcggatatttttgtaaatctCGTAAAACCTTATAtaactatacatatatttatgtttttatgtatattattattaaaaaactataaagtcaacttaagtcaacgtccgagatctctccgagattattccgagatgccgagatctccctaaaaaagtccaaacgagatctccccgagatccgaattctccaaccttggttaATGTGTATCTTATAGCTATACCGCATTTACAACGTTAATAAACCTATATTTTATCTACTAAACAAAGTGCACATCAAAGCTATCTTAGATGATCCACGTTTAAGTATATTCGACAATTCAGCATCATAACATACAAACAACCAATACATTGTAGCTATATAAAGAGGTAAGCATACCTTCAATAACCTCTCTAGAAGTCTCATTCTGAAGTAGTGTAAGGTCATGGTTAGAATTAAGTTTCTCATGGTTAAACATACATTATAAATATATTTCATGGGTAGACATGATACGTAAATTTCAATTTCAATATACATTATTCATAAATCTTTTATCAGTCTATTTTTTTATTCATAAAATGTGGATCAAGTAACTTATGTCAAATAAGAAAGGTAAATATAATAAAACATTGTTCAAATTTAGTTTAATACCTTACTCTTTAAAGGCAGCTACAACATCCTCTTGACCTTTGTATAGTTCCCAAGCAGCAGCTAAGCGCCCTGCATGTTTACAACATCCTCTTTAAAGGAATCTATGTTTCCAACCATTACCTGGATAAATTGGGCGTAACTGTCCATTAGCATGATACATTTCAAGGGTACATTATTGATCACAACGATAATCTGTGTTCACCACATGGATACCAATTCCAAACAATATCGACTTAAAAACGTTAAACATATCACAATACTACAGTACATAATTTCGAACACCATACTCGTTTAAGGACTCTTAGTAACAATGCAAAGGTCATAAAGATCCAAAGAGACAAAAATAACCAAATCTCCCAACAGACTACAAAATCAAATGTTGAACAAAATGAGGTTTTCAATTTAGTCACACGGATATTCATAAACCCATgagtttattaaaaaaataaactaACAATGAAAATCCAAAGATATACAAAACCTTAAAAGCCGAGTGAACCCTTCAACCATCTTCATCATTTACCTGCAAACACCACACATATAAAGATTGCCTGACAATCCAACCCGACCCTCAGACCTTTTATTGTATTACTGTATCTGACCCAAATAGATGAAATGAAAACTGATTTTTAAAAAAGTCATTTGTCTACAACATGTTAGACTTAAAAACAAAAGATAATGCAAAACGGTCAAAGTGTCTAAATGGACAACTACAAACACTTTAGTAATGGTGATGGTGTATTTTGACTTTATAGTAACAACTAATAAAGAATACATAAGTGTAAGTGAAGCTTAATTTTGACTCATTTGACATGTACGTTGATTAGTAGAATGTTAGCTAAAAGAGAAAAAATGACCACAAGTATATATGTGAGATTTAACTATCGTTGATACAACCCGCTATAAGAGAGAAAAAAATGACAGCTAAAATAAAAGAAAAGTAGTAGAATGGAAAGTATATATGTGAGATTTAACTATCGAATTGAAATGGACCATAAATCGTAATTGCAATCAATAATAAAAAGATTGTTCTACAAACTTAACCATATATGTAGCTTATCGCCATTACTAAACAAACTATTTCCATTGTATTGTATATGCATTTAAAGTAAAAGAAAAAACATCTTTAATTTCAGATTTTAGTTTTGGAATCTATTAGCATTATTATAAAGCACATAAGCAATTGTGATACAGTGAAGTAATTCAGCACCTACATTTTATCAGTTGATAATACCAATACTAAAAACGTGTAGTTGTGATATAAACATACAAAGTAGTTCATTGCATAGTTGACCTGAAGTGTTGCGACAAATACAATGGAAGACTTGCAACTATATCAGTTTGAACCTTCAATGTTTTCAACAGGTCTTCAACAAAAGTACCCTAGTTAGCATATTGAGAATTGAATCGCAAATTTATATATTGAGAAACGCCCACATGGAAGAAAGTTATAATTTTTATAATCAAGAAAAGAATTACATATTGATTGGCAGTAACATACAAAACAATTTCCTTATGCTATGAAGTAACTAATCAAAATCTCATGTTATGGTATACCTTCAGCCATGTTTAAAGCTGGTGAGCCGGAATCCAAATCAACTAAGCTTTAGCCAATCATATGTAAGCGAAATCTTCTCCAATATCGGTTGTGATCTATAGAAACAACACGAGTAAATGATCATCATTCGCTATAGGCACATCAAGTATATGACTTATTAAAACGATGTGATCTCCAAATTCAATCTGACACGAACATCTACCAAACTTAATAGTCATGTTACTAAACTGATAACTTCATACAAAACTTAATAGTCATGTTACTAAACTGATAATTTCATTCAAACTGATAAGAATTTAAATACAATAGCACGATCCTATGAGTGAAAAATTCTGAACTGATAACTTCATCCCAAACTTAATAGTCATGTTACTAATTTGATAAACGTCAATGATTTTAACGCAATATACCCACACAATTgttttttaaccaaaaataaacgCAACCATTTTCAATTCAATCAGACCCAAGCAATTTTTACATCAATGATACAAATTAACATATTAAATTAATCAATTAAAAGCCACAAAAAAAGATGTTCAATCTCACCTTCAATACGAAACACAATTCTGACTCGATCAACAACCTCCATCGAAACCCATATCTAAAAAGGAGAAgtaaaatttgaataaaaataaaaataaataggtTGAACATCATCGTGTAAAGCAATTAAAGCTTTGTTAACTGCAATCTTTGATAGTGATTGCTCAAGGCTGGAAATTGAAGCCCTAATTGTAACCTTAAAAACGATTATCTATAAATACGATATATCGGACGTCTTGTTTAACGGTAGAAACCCTTTTGAGTACGGTAAGCCCTAATTGACGAAATTGAAGCAAAAAACGGCACGATTAATCGTTTTATAGTTAAAAAATATAGGAAAAAATGAATTCGTGATTCATACTGACTTACCTTCATTCAATCGTCTTCTAGGCAGTTTGAATCGAGCTTTTTTGAACGGAAGATCGTCTCTTTTTGAACGTAACATTAAATCAATTGATGATTTAGGATTTATAGCAGATGGAATGGTGCCGGGAgcagggatggcaatggatgtgaTATCCATCCGATCTATCCATATATATAATGGATATGGATGGTGTAAATGGACGATAAATGGATATGGATTATCAaaattgtaacatcccatttttcctgtacgtatcgaaaggtatatacttaatcatttgtacgtttataactcgttagcttacgcgtaaatgtatgaatatatgtatagatatatataaatgtatacttgataatgtgtgcataagcaagtctatatgtgggttttgatagcgttaagtcttgcgaGACTATAGTTGAAGGTTAGGTGAGAATAGGAAGCGAGTTTGGAATGTACGAAATTGaattaagtcgaaacttgtttaagatggtcgaactgttcagatgcagccttaggccgcgccgcgacaaatgggtccgtgccgcggcatagcaagcaaacctggatcagaaagTGAGTTAAGGAGGGTTGATTTTCCCGTTGTATGTCGCGCAGCGACGAATTAAGCCGCGCCGCGTCAATACTGCTGGACAgactccggttttagctcaaattaaatgactttaaggggaaaattggtaatttggcgtataaatctgatgggagcattaaatcccggccacttatccatttcatttaatttcttttcccttttctttctattttctctcccaaaacttaaaacccaattgaatttaaggtgagatttgagagtgaaggattgagggttgatctttggagcaagaattaaagttgttcctcttgtctctagctacccgtggatagtctcggtaagtttgatgttaaagctaaggggtataaaatactattaaattttagcagaaaaatactattaaatacgatacaattttacacaagatatttatttatttatagaatggatatacttaaaccttgctacaacacttataggcagtgtacctaatcgtacagtagtgtagtttttagtaagtccggttcgttccacagggaaatctttaagcaaagctcaacgctatattagtttacttttataaaaatacaaatatatatataagtaatattattattataaagaggggtttttaccgtttaatgaccggtttgtcgattttaaaactttagtcgcagttaaaacctaatgtaaaatataaaataaatacaagactttaaattaaagcgtaaagtaaataacgataatgaaattgcgaataataaaaatgcgataaaaattaaattgcgataattaaaaagtacgataattaaaagtgcgataaaataaaataacaataaataaaagtgcgataattagaagtgcaattaaatataaaataaaggaaattaaatatgaaataaaagaattatgcttatttaaacttccgtaatcatgatgtttgacgtgttggttttagttttatgcccatgggttaattgttctttgtcctggattattcaatatgtccgtctggtttttgtccataacagtccatcagtcataaatataaattgcaagtgtccttgtcaaattattattatacccgaagataaatattccaactaattggggattcgaattgtaacaaggttttaatactttgtttaatgaatacacca includes these proteins:
- the LOC139856143 gene encoding RING-H2 finger protein ATL77-like; the encoded protein is MMATLHHRNLLVTPIFSPPHNVTNVANSKELNLIVNIMWIVLLCGLMASFGMLQVMRYFIRRRRTLMVSTQTSELVSIGLKKSVVGQISTRVLGSEVKILVTECTICLDDFVDGQNVRVLPNCNHEFHVECIDKWFESHSSCPNCRNCLLDSVTSRVVLPQMVVDTPSDHMV